Proteins found in one Oscillospiraceae bacterium genomic segment:
- a CDS encoding ferritin family protein → MPEFGKPFAGLAKDRKLTKPELIRAIRFMVAAEYEAIQLYMQLAESTDDKLAIEVLEDIANEERVHAGEFLRLLKELAPDEEKFYAEGADEVEEEIEKLKK, encoded by the coding sequence ATGCCTGAATTCGGAAAACCGTTTGCGGGACTTGCAAAAGACCGCAAACTGACAAAACCGGAACTGATCCGCGCCATCCGCTTTATGGTGGCTGCGGAATACGAAGCGATCCAGTTGTATATGCAGCTGGCCGAATCGACAGACGATAAATTGGCGATCGAGGTTTTGGAGGATATCGCAAACGAGGAGCGCGTGCATGCGGGCGAATTTTTGCGGCTTCTGAAAGAACTCGCACCCGACGAGGAGAAATTCTATGCCGAGGGCGCCGACGAGGTCGAAGAGGAAATCGAAAAACTGAAAAAGTAA